The Micromonospora sp. WMMD961 genome has a segment encoding these proteins:
- a CDS encoding amino acid ABC transporter ATP-binding protein, which produces MVSVRGLHKWFGPLHVLKDIDLTVAAGEVVVVVGPSGSDKSTLCRCLNRLETAGQGSIEIDGEPLPAEGRALARLRADVGMVFQSFNLFGHKTVLDNVTLGPTRVRRIARPEARQQAMALLDRVGIADKADHHPAQLSGGQQQRAAIARALAMQPKVLLFDEPTSALDPEMVNEVLDVMVSLASEGMTMIVVTHEMGFARRAADRVVFMDDGRIVESGAPDDFFAAPRTERARDFLSKILQH; this is translated from the coding sequence ATGGTGTCGGTACGCGGCCTGCACAAGTGGTTCGGTCCGCTGCACGTGCTCAAGGACATCGACCTCACGGTGGCCGCCGGCGAGGTGGTCGTCGTGGTGGGGCCGTCCGGCTCCGACAAGTCGACACTGTGCCGCTGCCTCAACCGGTTGGAGACGGCCGGGCAGGGCAGCATCGAGATCGACGGCGAGCCGCTGCCGGCCGAGGGCCGTGCGCTGGCCCGGCTGCGCGCCGACGTCGGCATGGTCTTCCAGTCCTTCAACCTCTTCGGGCACAAGACGGTGCTGGACAACGTCACCCTCGGCCCCACCCGGGTCCGCAGGATCGCCCGACCCGAGGCGCGGCAGCAGGCGATGGCCCTGCTCGATCGCGTCGGCATCGCCGACAAGGCGGACCACCACCCGGCCCAACTCTCCGGCGGGCAGCAGCAGCGGGCCGCTATCGCCCGGGCCCTTGCGATGCAGCCGAAGGTGCTGCTCTTCGACGAGCCGACATCGGCGCTCGACCCGGAGATGGTCAACGAGGTGCTCGACGTGATGGTCTCCCTCGCCAGCGAGGGGATGACCATGATCGTGGTCACCCACGAGATGGGCTTCGCCCGCCGCGCCGCCGACCGGGTCGTCTTCATGGACGACGGCCGCATCGTCGAATCCGGCGCCCCCGACGACTTCTTCGCAGCTCCGCGCACCGAACGGGCTCGCGACTTCCTGTCCAAGATCCTCCAGCACTAG
- a CDS encoding ROK family transcriptional regulator gives MTIDDAPREALRGGPRELLRWVATGAAVSRADLSRLSGLSPSTVSQRVEALINQGLLEEAGAGRSRGGRRPRQLAVPIGGAVVGAIDLGAHHARIGTLDLSGRVVQARTLPVRIEDGPESVLGTLLAEVTALAGGAAPGASGGATAAPGGASGASLAAGGVAAGALRGIGIGIPGPVQHATGRIVSPSRMPGWNGFDVAAFCAGRVDVPVIVDNDANLMALGAHRTAHAEMDHAVYIKAGTGIGSGVISSGQLHRGAQGSAGDISHCRVVADPAPLCSCGNAGCLEAVASGAALVTALREQGVPVDDLTGVLRLIDDGDRHATALARQAGRAIGEILAVVVNFFNPQVVAIGGRLADCEPLLASMRATLYERCLPLATQTLLIERVAAGQDVGITGAAHLVIDHVVSAG, from the coding sequence GTGACGATTGACGACGCGCCACGCGAAGCCCTCCGGGGTGGTCCCCGGGAGCTGCTGCGGTGGGTGGCCACCGGAGCCGCCGTCAGTCGCGCCGACCTGTCCCGGCTCTCCGGGCTCTCGCCCTCGACGGTCTCCCAACGGGTCGAGGCGTTGATCAACCAAGGGTTGCTGGAGGAGGCCGGCGCTGGTCGTTCCCGGGGCGGACGACGACCGCGCCAACTCGCCGTACCCATCGGCGGCGCCGTGGTCGGTGCCATCGACCTCGGCGCCCACCACGCGCGCATCGGCACACTGGATCTCTCCGGGCGGGTGGTCCAGGCCCGCACCCTGCCGGTCCGCATCGAGGACGGCCCGGAATCCGTGCTCGGCACGCTGCTGGCCGAGGTCACCGCGCTGGCCGGAGGAGCCGCCCCGGGCGCCTCCGGCGGTGCGACGGCGGCTCCCGGCGGCGCTTCCGGCGCTTCGCTGGCTGCTGGCGGCGTCGCGGCGGGCGCGCTGCGGGGCATCGGCATCGGCATACCCGGTCCGGTGCAGCACGCCACCGGACGGATCGTCAGCCCGTCCCGGATGCCCGGCTGGAACGGTTTCGACGTCGCCGCCTTCTGCGCCGGCCGGGTCGACGTGCCGGTCATCGTGGACAACGACGCCAACCTGATGGCGCTCGGCGCGCACCGCACGGCACACGCCGAGATGGACCATGCCGTCTACATCAAGGCTGGCACCGGAATCGGCTCCGGGGTGATCTCCAGTGGACAGTTGCACCGGGGCGCACAGGGATCCGCCGGGGACATCAGCCACTGCCGGGTGGTGGCCGATCCGGCGCCGCTGTGCAGCTGCGGCAACGCCGGTTGCCTGGAGGCGGTGGCCAGCGGCGCAGCCCTGGTCACCGCGCTACGCGAGCAGGGCGTACCGGTGGACGACCTGACCGGCGTGCTCCGCCTGATCGACGACGGCGACCGGCACGCCACGGCGCTCGCCCGCCAGGCCGGACGGGCCATCGGCGAGATCCTGGCCGTCGTGGTCAACTTCTTCAACCCGCAGGTGGTCGCCATCGGCGGTCGGCTCGCCGACTGCGAGCCGCTGCTGGCCAGCATGCGGGCCACCCTCTACGAGCGGTGCCTGCCGCTGGCCACCCAGACCCTGCTCATCGAACGGGTCGCCGCCGGCCAGGACGTCGGCATCACCGGCGCCGCCCACCTGGTCATCGACCACGTCGTGTCCGCCGGCTGA